A window of Hemibagrus wyckioides isolate EC202008001 linkage group LG03, SWU_Hwy_1.0, whole genome shotgun sequence contains these coding sequences:
- the hif1aa gene encoding hypoxia inducible factor 1 subunit alpha a isoform X1, whose translation MTSGAAAEKKRQSCERRKARCRDAARCRRVKETEVFNQLANQLPLHHSITESLDKASIIRLTLSYLHLRSALNTVMMAEPSELDTQWSASCLKALDGFLMILSQDGDVVYTSETVSKCLGISQIDLSGQSVFDFTHPCDHEEIREMLVNRTGSCKKSRNDQSRLLRMKCTLTSRGRTVNLRSATWKVLHCSGHIRVECTQSSTYEENSMPVSYLVLICEPIPHPANIEVLLDSRTFLSKHSLDMRFSYCDDRVTQLLGYDPEDLLQRSVYEFYHVLDSDSLNKTHHNLFVKGQACTGQYRMLVKGGGFVWVETQATVIYNNKNSQPQCVICLNYVLSGVEEPELVFSLHQSAIKQEKVDECGAERKIQSQEAVTGINEERIEEKRERETELQTDADLTLDFTNTETETSALRDAPLYNDVMLPSTSVLSPLSPPTEPPCAVLPRLEDFPFQSSSALVSSGRGSAQVVEDLELEMLAPYISMDNDYQLHMHTEGPENLHSVKKNTRAHTNGSDTHHIELPGEAPSSTSRPSQKRKLETIPLSRATGVVVADSPQVKRSKVTMPEAHPPAPMPETLTILLLPSDVLNQLMVGGAIIKSLPHIAR comes from the exons ATGACTTCAGGAGCCGCAGCTGAGAAGAAACG ACAGAGCTGTGAGCGGAGGAAGGCGAGGTGTCGTGATGCGGCCCGCTGTAGACGGGTGAAGGAGACGGAGGTGTTTAATCAGCTAGCCAATCAGCTTCCTCTCCATCACAGCATCACAGAGAGCCTTGATAAAGCCTCGATCATCCGTCTCACACTGAGTTACCTGCACCTGCGCTCGGCCCTCAACACAG TGATGATGGCCGAGCCGTCTGAGCTGGACACGCAGTGGAGCGCTTCCTGTCTCAAGGCCCTCGACGGCTTCCTCATGATTCTTTCTCAGGATGGAGACGTCGTTTACACATCAGAAACTGTCAGCAAGTGTTTGGGGATTTCCCAG ATTGATCTGTCAGGACAGAGTGTGTTTGATTTCACTCACCCATGTGACCATGAAGAGATCAGAGAGATGCTGGTTAACAGAACAG gTTCCTGTAAGAAATCCAGGAATGACCAGAGTCGCTTGTTGCGGATGAAGTGCACTctgaccagcagagggcgcaCTGTCAACCTCAGATCTGCTACATGGAAG GTTCTCCACTGTTCTGGTCACATCCGTGTGGAGTGCACGCAGAGCAGTACCTATGAAGAGAACAGTATGCCGGTGTCATACCTGGTGCTCATCTGTGAACCCATTCCACATCCAGCTAACATCGAGGTTCTTCTAGACTCCAGAACATTCCTGAGCAAACACTCACTGGACATGCGCTTCTCCTACTGCGATGATCG ggTCACACAGTTGTTGGGGTATGACCCTGAGGACCTCCTTCAACGTTCTGTGTACGAGTTTTATCATGTGCTGGACTCGGACAGTCTgaacaaaacacaccacaatT tgtttgtaaaGGGCCAGGCGTGTACAGGTCAGTACCGTATGCTGGTGAAGGGTGGAGGCTTTGTGTGGGTCGAGACACAGGCCACTGTCatttacaacaacaaaaactctCAACCGCAGTGTGTCATCTGCCTCAACTACgtcctcag CGGTGTTGAAGAACCCGAGCtcgttttctctctccatcagtcAGCAATAAAGCAGGAAAAGGTGGATGAGTGTGgagcagagagaaagatacagagCCAGGAAGCAGTGACTGGGATAAATGAGGAGAGGATAgaggagaagagggagagagaaacagagctaCAGACAGATGCTGACCTCACACTGGACTTCACCAACACGG AGACAGAAACGTCAGCGCTCAGAGACGCTCCTCTCTACAATGACGTCATGCTGCCCTCCACCAGTGTCCTGTCACCTCTTTCACCACCCACAGAACCACCCTGTGCCGTCTTGCCCCGGCTGGAGGACTTCCCCTTCCAGTCGTCCTCTGCTCTGGTTTCGTCCGGTCGCGGTTCCGCTCAG gtgGTAGAGGATCTGGAGTTGGAGATGTTGGCTCCATACATCTCCATGGATAATGATTATCAGCTCCATATGCACACAGAAGGCCCAGAGAATCTCCATTCGGTCAAGAAAAACACCAGAGCGCACACAAACGGCAGCGATACGCATCACAT AGAACTGCCCGGCGAAGCTCCGTCTTCCACAAGTCGGCCGAGCCAGAAGAGAAAATTAGAAACTATTCCTCTGTCTCGTGCCACAGGTGTG GTGGTAGCAGACTCACCTCAGGTcaaaaggtcaaaggtcacaatGCCAGAGGCTCATCCACCAGCCCCCATGCCGGAGACTCTGACTATACTGCTTCTCCCCTCAG ATGTGTTAAACCAGTTAATGGTAGGAGGAGCCATCATTAAGTCCCTCCCACACATCGCTCGTTAG
- the hif1aa gene encoding hypoxia inducible factor 1 subunit alpha a isoform X4 encodes MMAEPSELDTQWSASCLKALDGFLMILSQDGDVVYTSETVSKCLGISQIDLSGQSVFDFTHPCDHEEIREMLVNRTGSCKKSRNDQSRLLRMKCTLTSRGRTVNLRSATWKVLHCSGHIRVECTQSSTYEENSMPVSYLVLICEPIPHPANIEVLLDSRTFLSKHSLDMRFSYCDDRVTQLLGYDPEDLLQRSVYEFYHVLDSDSLNKTHHNLFVKGQACTGQYRMLVKGGGFVWVETQATVIYNNKNSQPQCVICLNYVLSGVEEPELVFSLHQSAIKQEKVDECGAERKIQSQEAVTGINEERIEEKRERETELQTDADLTLDFTNTETETSALRDAPLYNDVMLPSTSVLSPLSPPTEPPCAVLPRLEDFPFQSSSALVSSGRGSAQVVEDLELEMLAPYISMDNDYQLHMHTEGPENLHSVKKNTRAHTNGSDTHHIELPGEAPSSTSRPSQKRKLETIPLSRATGVVVADSPQVKRSKVTMPEAHPPAPMPETLTILLLPSDVLNQLMVGGAIIKSLPHIAR; translated from the exons ATGATGGCCGAGCCGTCTGAGCTGGACACGCAGTGGAGCGCTTCCTGTCTCAAGGCCCTCGACGGCTTCCTCATGATTCTTTCTCAGGATGGAGACGTCGTTTACACATCAGAAACTGTCAGCAAGTGTTTGGGGATTTCCCAG ATTGATCTGTCAGGACAGAGTGTGTTTGATTTCACTCACCCATGTGACCATGAAGAGATCAGAGAGATGCTGGTTAACAGAACAG gTTCCTGTAAGAAATCCAGGAATGACCAGAGTCGCTTGTTGCGGATGAAGTGCACTctgaccagcagagggcgcaCTGTCAACCTCAGATCTGCTACATGGAAG GTTCTCCACTGTTCTGGTCACATCCGTGTGGAGTGCACGCAGAGCAGTACCTATGAAGAGAACAGTATGCCGGTGTCATACCTGGTGCTCATCTGTGAACCCATTCCACATCCAGCTAACATCGAGGTTCTTCTAGACTCCAGAACATTCCTGAGCAAACACTCACTGGACATGCGCTTCTCCTACTGCGATGATCG ggTCACACAGTTGTTGGGGTATGACCCTGAGGACCTCCTTCAACGTTCTGTGTACGAGTTTTATCATGTGCTGGACTCGGACAGTCTgaacaaaacacaccacaatT tgtttgtaaaGGGCCAGGCGTGTACAGGTCAGTACCGTATGCTGGTGAAGGGTGGAGGCTTTGTGTGGGTCGAGACACAGGCCACTGTCatttacaacaacaaaaactctCAACCGCAGTGTGTCATCTGCCTCAACTACgtcctcag CGGTGTTGAAGAACCCGAGCtcgttttctctctccatcagtcAGCAATAAAGCAGGAAAAGGTGGATGAGTGTGgagcagagagaaagatacagagCCAGGAAGCAGTGACTGGGATAAATGAGGAGAGGATAgaggagaagagggagagagaaacagagctaCAGACAGATGCTGACCTCACACTGGACTTCACCAACACGG AGACAGAAACGTCAGCGCTCAGAGACGCTCCTCTCTACAATGACGTCATGCTGCCCTCCACCAGTGTCCTGTCACCTCTTTCACCACCCACAGAACCACCCTGTGCCGTCTTGCCCCGGCTGGAGGACTTCCCCTTCCAGTCGTCCTCTGCTCTGGTTTCGTCCGGTCGCGGTTCCGCTCAG gtgGTAGAGGATCTGGAGTTGGAGATGTTGGCTCCATACATCTCCATGGATAATGATTATCAGCTCCATATGCACACAGAAGGCCCAGAGAATCTCCATTCGGTCAAGAAAAACACCAGAGCGCACACAAACGGCAGCGATACGCATCACAT AGAACTGCCCGGCGAAGCTCCGTCTTCCACAAGTCGGCCGAGCCAGAAGAGAAAATTAGAAACTATTCCTCTGTCTCGTGCCACAGGTGTG GTGGTAGCAGACTCACCTCAGGTcaaaaggtcaaaggtcacaatGCCAGAGGCTCATCCACCAGCCCCCATGCCGGAGACTCTGACTATACTGCTTCTCCCCTCAG ATGTGTTAAACCAGTTAATGGTAGGAGGAGCCATCATTAAGTCCCTCCCACACATCGCTCGTTAG
- the hif1aa gene encoding hypoxia inducible factor 1 subunit alpha a isoform X3, which translates to MTSGAAAEKKRQSCERRKARCRDAARCRRVKETEVFNQLANQLPLHHSITESLDKASIIRLTLSYLHLRSALNTVMMAEPSELDTQWSASCLKALDGFLMILSQDGDVVYTSETVSKCLGISQIDLSGQSVFDFTHPCDHEEIREMLVNRTGSCKKSRNDQSRLLRMKCTLTSRGRTVNLRSATWKVLHCSGHIRVECTQSSTYEENSMPVSYLVLICEPIPHPANIEVLLDSRTFLSKHSLDMRFSYCDDRVTQLLGYDPEDLLQRSVYEFYHVLDSDSLNKTHHNLFVKGQACTGQYRMLVKGGGFVWVETQATVIYNNKNSQPQCVICLNYVLSGVEEPELVFSLHQSAIKQEKVDECGAERKIQSQEAVTGINEERIEEKRERETELQTDADLTLDFTNTETETSALRDAPLYNDVMLPSTSVLSPLSPPTEPPCAVLPRLEDFPFQSSSALVSSGRGSAQVVEDLELEMLAPYISMDNDYQLHMHTEGPENLHSVKKNTRAHTNGSDTHHIELPGEAPSSTSRPSQKRKLETIPLSRATGVVVADSPQVKRSKVTMPEAHPPAPMPETLTILLLPSA; encoded by the exons ATGACTTCAGGAGCCGCAGCTGAGAAGAAACG ACAGAGCTGTGAGCGGAGGAAGGCGAGGTGTCGTGATGCGGCCCGCTGTAGACGGGTGAAGGAGACGGAGGTGTTTAATCAGCTAGCCAATCAGCTTCCTCTCCATCACAGCATCACAGAGAGCCTTGATAAAGCCTCGATCATCCGTCTCACACTGAGTTACCTGCACCTGCGCTCGGCCCTCAACACAG TGATGATGGCCGAGCCGTCTGAGCTGGACACGCAGTGGAGCGCTTCCTGTCTCAAGGCCCTCGACGGCTTCCTCATGATTCTTTCTCAGGATGGAGACGTCGTTTACACATCAGAAACTGTCAGCAAGTGTTTGGGGATTTCCCAG ATTGATCTGTCAGGACAGAGTGTGTTTGATTTCACTCACCCATGTGACCATGAAGAGATCAGAGAGATGCTGGTTAACAGAACAG gTTCCTGTAAGAAATCCAGGAATGACCAGAGTCGCTTGTTGCGGATGAAGTGCACTctgaccagcagagggcgcaCTGTCAACCTCAGATCTGCTACATGGAAG GTTCTCCACTGTTCTGGTCACATCCGTGTGGAGTGCACGCAGAGCAGTACCTATGAAGAGAACAGTATGCCGGTGTCATACCTGGTGCTCATCTGTGAACCCATTCCACATCCAGCTAACATCGAGGTTCTTCTAGACTCCAGAACATTCCTGAGCAAACACTCACTGGACATGCGCTTCTCCTACTGCGATGATCG ggTCACACAGTTGTTGGGGTATGACCCTGAGGACCTCCTTCAACGTTCTGTGTACGAGTTTTATCATGTGCTGGACTCGGACAGTCTgaacaaaacacaccacaatT tgtttgtaaaGGGCCAGGCGTGTACAGGTCAGTACCGTATGCTGGTGAAGGGTGGAGGCTTTGTGTGGGTCGAGACACAGGCCACTGTCatttacaacaacaaaaactctCAACCGCAGTGTGTCATCTGCCTCAACTACgtcctcag CGGTGTTGAAGAACCCGAGCtcgttttctctctccatcagtcAGCAATAAAGCAGGAAAAGGTGGATGAGTGTGgagcagagagaaagatacagagCCAGGAAGCAGTGACTGGGATAAATGAGGAGAGGATAgaggagaagagggagagagaaacagagctaCAGACAGATGCTGACCTCACACTGGACTTCACCAACACGG AGACAGAAACGTCAGCGCTCAGAGACGCTCCTCTCTACAATGACGTCATGCTGCCCTCCACCAGTGTCCTGTCACCTCTTTCACCACCCACAGAACCACCCTGTGCCGTCTTGCCCCGGCTGGAGGACTTCCCCTTCCAGTCGTCCTCTGCTCTGGTTTCGTCCGGTCGCGGTTCCGCTCAG gtgGTAGAGGATCTGGAGTTGGAGATGTTGGCTCCATACATCTCCATGGATAATGATTATCAGCTCCATATGCACACAGAAGGCCCAGAGAATCTCCATTCGGTCAAGAAAAACACCAGAGCGCACACAAACGGCAGCGATACGCATCACAT AGAACTGCCCGGCGAAGCTCCGTCTTCCACAAGTCGGCCGAGCCAGAAGAGAAAATTAGAAACTATTCCTCTGTCTCGTGCCACAGGTGTG GTGGTAGCAGACTCACCTCAGGTcaaaaggtcaaaggtcacaatGCCAGAGGCTCATCCACCAGCCCCCATGCCGGAGACTCTGACTATACTGCTTCTCCCCTCAG CATGA
- the hif1aa gene encoding hypoxia inducible factor 1 subunit alpha a isoform X2: protein MTSGAAAEKKRQSCERRKARCRDAARCRRVKETEVFNQLANQLPLHHSITESLDKASIIRLTLSYLHLRSALNTVMMAEPSELDTQWSASCLKALDGFLMILSQDGDVVYTSETVSKCLGISQIDLSGQSVFDFTHPCDHEEIREMLVNRTGSCKKSRNDQSRLLRMKCTLTSRGRTVNLRSATWKVLHCSGHIRVECTQSSTYEENSMPVSYLVLICEPIPHPANIEVLLDSRTFLSKHSLDMRFSYCDDRVTQLLGYDPEDLLQRSVYEFYHVLDSDSLNKTHHNLFVKGQACTGQYRMLVKGGGFVWVETQATVIYNNKNSQPQCVICLNYVLSGVEEPELVFSLHQSAIKQEKVDECGAERKIQSQEAVTGINEERIEEKRERETELQTDADLTLDFTNTETETSALRDAPLYNDVMLPSTSVLSPLSPPTEPPCAVLPRLEDFPFQSSSALVSSGRGSAQVVEDLELEMLAPYISMDNDYQLHMHTEGPENLHSVKKNTRAHTNGSDTHHIELPGEAPSSTSRPSQKRKLETIPLSRATGVVVADSPQVKRSKVTMPEAHPPAPMPETLTILLLPSGRRRYAKATT, encoded by the exons ATGACTTCAGGAGCCGCAGCTGAGAAGAAACG ACAGAGCTGTGAGCGGAGGAAGGCGAGGTGTCGTGATGCGGCCCGCTGTAGACGGGTGAAGGAGACGGAGGTGTTTAATCAGCTAGCCAATCAGCTTCCTCTCCATCACAGCATCACAGAGAGCCTTGATAAAGCCTCGATCATCCGTCTCACACTGAGTTACCTGCACCTGCGCTCGGCCCTCAACACAG TGATGATGGCCGAGCCGTCTGAGCTGGACACGCAGTGGAGCGCTTCCTGTCTCAAGGCCCTCGACGGCTTCCTCATGATTCTTTCTCAGGATGGAGACGTCGTTTACACATCAGAAACTGTCAGCAAGTGTTTGGGGATTTCCCAG ATTGATCTGTCAGGACAGAGTGTGTTTGATTTCACTCACCCATGTGACCATGAAGAGATCAGAGAGATGCTGGTTAACAGAACAG gTTCCTGTAAGAAATCCAGGAATGACCAGAGTCGCTTGTTGCGGATGAAGTGCACTctgaccagcagagggcgcaCTGTCAACCTCAGATCTGCTACATGGAAG GTTCTCCACTGTTCTGGTCACATCCGTGTGGAGTGCACGCAGAGCAGTACCTATGAAGAGAACAGTATGCCGGTGTCATACCTGGTGCTCATCTGTGAACCCATTCCACATCCAGCTAACATCGAGGTTCTTCTAGACTCCAGAACATTCCTGAGCAAACACTCACTGGACATGCGCTTCTCCTACTGCGATGATCG ggTCACACAGTTGTTGGGGTATGACCCTGAGGACCTCCTTCAACGTTCTGTGTACGAGTTTTATCATGTGCTGGACTCGGACAGTCTgaacaaaacacaccacaatT tgtttgtaaaGGGCCAGGCGTGTACAGGTCAGTACCGTATGCTGGTGAAGGGTGGAGGCTTTGTGTGGGTCGAGACACAGGCCACTGTCatttacaacaacaaaaactctCAACCGCAGTGTGTCATCTGCCTCAACTACgtcctcag CGGTGTTGAAGAACCCGAGCtcgttttctctctccatcagtcAGCAATAAAGCAGGAAAAGGTGGATGAGTGTGgagcagagagaaagatacagagCCAGGAAGCAGTGACTGGGATAAATGAGGAGAGGATAgaggagaagagggagagagaaacagagctaCAGACAGATGCTGACCTCACACTGGACTTCACCAACACGG AGACAGAAACGTCAGCGCTCAGAGACGCTCCTCTCTACAATGACGTCATGCTGCCCTCCACCAGTGTCCTGTCACCTCTTTCACCACCCACAGAACCACCCTGTGCCGTCTTGCCCCGGCTGGAGGACTTCCCCTTCCAGTCGTCCTCTGCTCTGGTTTCGTCCGGTCGCGGTTCCGCTCAG gtgGTAGAGGATCTGGAGTTGGAGATGTTGGCTCCATACATCTCCATGGATAATGATTATCAGCTCCATATGCACACAGAAGGCCCAGAGAATCTCCATTCGGTCAAGAAAAACACCAGAGCGCACACAAACGGCAGCGATACGCATCACAT AGAACTGCCCGGCGAAGCTCCGTCTTCCACAAGTCGGCCGAGCCAGAAGAGAAAATTAGAAACTATTCCTCTGTCTCGTGCCACAGGTGTG GTGGTAGCAGACTCACCTCAGGTcaaaaggtcaaaggtcacaatGCCAGAGGCTCATCCACCAGCCCCCATGCCGGAGACTCTGACTATACTGCTTCTCCCCTCAG GCAGGAGGCGATACGCAAAAGCCACGACATGA